The sequence TGGCCCAGAGCAGCCAGCCGGCGATCAGACCGACGGCGACCGCCTCGCCGCGCAGCATCAGGACGGCCCACCGGAGCGGGCCGGGAATCTGGTTGGAGGCGATCGTCACGCGGCCACGATACCGGTGTCGCCACGCGGTACAGTGCCGCCCATGCGGGCCGTCCTGGTGGTCAACCCCAAGGCCACCACCACCAGCGAGCGCAGTCGAGATGTCCTGGTCCGGGCGCTACGCAGTGAAGTCGACCTGTCGGTGCGCTACACCCGACGCCGGGGGCACGCCACGACGTTGGCCCGCCAGGCGGCTGAGGAGGGCGTCGACCTGGTCGTCACGCTCGGTGGCGACGGCACGGTCAACGAGGTCGTCAACGGCCTGATGTCCGCGCTGCCGACGACGGAGGCGGCCGAGGGATCGCCGGCCGAGCAGTTGCCCGCCCTGGCAACCGTGCCGGGCGGTTCGACGAACGTCTTCGCCCGCGCTCTCGGCCTACCCCGGGAATGGCCGGACGGCGCCAGCATGATCTTGGAAGGGCTGCGGTTGGGCCGACACCGCACCATCGGCCTGGGCCGGGCAGATGATCGCTACTTCACCTTCTGCGCCGGTTTCGGAGTCGATGCCGCGGTGATCCACCGAGTGGAAGGGTCCCGCCGACGCGGACAGGTCTCCACGCCCAGCCTGTACTTCCGATCGACCCTCGCCCAGTACTTCCTCGCCTCGGATCGCCGGCACCCCGCAATCGCCCTCCAGCGGCCGGAGCAGCCCACCGAGGAGCAGCTCGCCACGGTGATCGTCCAGAACACCGCGCCCTGGACGTACCTCGGCGATCGGGAGGTGAACCCGAATCCGGAGGCATCGTTCGACCTCGGCCTAGACGCGTTCGCCCTACGGCAACTGCGGGTGACCAGCACAACACGGGCGATCACTCAATTCTTCGGTCAACAGCCGGGTCCGCACGGCAAACAGGTGCTCCGACTCCACGACCTGACCGAGTTCACCTTGGTCGCCCGCCGCCCGCAGGCGTTCCAGCTCGATGGCGAGTACCTGGGCGAGCGCGAGAAAGTCGAATTCACCGCCACGCCCGCGGCAGTGCGAGTAATCTGCTAGCTCTCGGGTACTCCCCTCGGTTGAGCCGGCCCGTCGGATGACGATTGGCGCCACGTTGGGGTGAGTGACGGAAATGTCAGCAAAATCAGCGCCGCCGTACTATATTGATCCCCGACTGTGGTACTCCGAGTATCCGGAGCCTCAGGCAAATCAGGACAAACAGGCTGTGGGCTTGCTCACCGCACGGAGTTTTCCGAGCGTCACCCTTGACATCGCGAGCGTTCGTGAAAGTATTCACAAGCGACTTGAGTTTCCGGGACATTGCCTGGATACGCTCAGCAAAATGAGCGGTTCCAGCAGGTCTACGGGGCCAACAGCCTGCTCACGCACTGCCAGCAAGCCGGGCGCGAACCGTTACGGCCGGCGCTGCGGATGCATATAGCAAGCCATCTGCCACCCATCCAGAATGAGGAGTGTTGCCGCCATGGACTGGCGTCACCATGCTGTCTGCCGCGACGAGGACCCGGAACTGTTCTTCCCGATCGGGACGTCCGGTCCGGCCCTCCTGCAGGTGGAGCAGGCCAAAGCCGTCTGCCGGCGCTGCCCGGCGACGGACCAGTGCCTGCAGTGGGCCCTCGAGTCCGGCCAGGACGCAGGCGTCTGGGGCGGGATGAGCGAGGAGGAGCGGCGCGCCGTGAAGCGTCGCGGCGGCCTCCGGGTGCTGCGCGCTCACACCGCCTGACCACCAGCCAAAAACGGAACGCCCCGGTCGGTCCACCCGCCGGGGCGTTCCGCTGCCCGGTCGGTGTCAACCACGACCCACTACCACCTGCCCACCCACCACGACCCGCTACCACCAGGCGACACACCAGGGCCTAACCGAACGCCGCGTCAACCCGGCGAAGGACCAGGTCGACCAGTTCGGGAGCGTCCGCGAGCGGGGCCGCCACCGCCACCGCACCGGCCTGGCGGGCAGAGACGGTCACCGCGTCGTGGAACAGCCCGGGTGCCAGGAAGTACGCGGCCACAGCCACCCGTCGCGCGCCCCGAGCTCGCAGGCGGTTCACCGCCACACCAGCGGCGGGCGGGGCAGCCGAGGCGTAGGAGACCCGAGTCGGAACGCCCAGGGCCGCCCGCAGCGATGCCGCCACCCGCCCCACCGAGGCGCGGGCGACCGGATCCCGGGTACCCGCGGCGGCCAGCACCAGCCCGTCGTAGCCGCCGGGCTCCGCCTCGGCCAGACGGCGGCGCAGCCCGGCCAACAACGCCGGATCGACCCTCCGGACAGCGGGACCAAGCACATCGGTCACCCGTACCGCCAGCTCGGGAACCATCTGGCGGACCCCTGCGACGGCCGCTGGAATGTCCACTCGCCGGTGATACGCGGCGGTCAGCAGCAGCGGCACCAGCACCACCCGGGGGAAGCCCGCGCCGGCCAAGGCCTGCAACGCCTCCGTAGGCCCGGGGCGGGTGTGGTCCAGCCAGCTCGGCACCACCCGACGGCCAGGCCGAGCGGCGGACACCGCCGCGGCCAGCGCCCGCGTCGCTGCGGCGGCCCGTGGGTCCCGACTGCCGTGCGCGACCAGGAGCACCGGGTCCCCATGGCCCCCGGGCGCACTCAGCCGTGCAGGCCGCACTCGGCCTTCTCGAACATCGCCCACCGGCCGGCCCGAGCGTCCTCCCCAGCCCTCGTCCGCCGGGTGCAGGGCCAGCAGCCGACCGAGCTGTAGGCCCGGCCGAACAGTTCGTTGACCGGTACGTCCCATTGAGAGATGTACGTCTCCACATCGGCCTGCGTCCACGCCGCGATCGGGTTGACCTTCACCTTGCCCCGACGCGTGTCGAAGGTCACCACCGGGGTGTTCGCCCGGGACGGCGAGTCGTCCCGGCGCAGCCCCGTGGCCCACGCGTCATACCCCACCAGGGCCCGCTCCAGCGACTCCACCTTGCGCAGCTGGCAGCAGTCATCCGGGGAGCGGTGGAACAAGCGCGGTCCGTACTCGCCGTCCTGCTGGCCGACGGTCAGCCGAGGTCGGATCGAGCGGACGTTCACCGGCATGGTGCGGGAGACCTGGTCCCGAACCCGGAGCGTCTCCGGGAAGTGCAGACCGGTGTCCAGGAAGACCACGTCAACGCCGGGCGCGACTCGGGAAACCAGGTGGACGAGCACCGCGTCGGCCATCGAACTAGTGACGCAGAACCGATCTCCGAACCTCTCAACCGCCCACCGAACAACCTCCAGCGCCGGTGCGCCCTCCAGCTCCCGGCCAGCCTCCTCGGCCAGCGTGCGCAGCTCCTGCCGATTCGCGTCGGCAGCGGCCGGTTCGGCAGCGGCCGGTTCGCCGGCCCCGACCAGGCCGAGACCGGCCGCCCAGACGAGACCGCTCACCGGATCACCGCCTTCGCCAGCAGGCCCTGCAGCCGTACGGTGAAGACCCGGGCGCAGGCGTGACACGCCCAACCGCCGTGTCCCGTCTCACTCGGCCGCAAATCCTCCTCACCGCAGTACGGGCAGTACAGCGGGGCAGAACGGGTGTCACTCATCGGAGCTCCCCCTCCTCGGCGCGGATCACCCAGCTGGCGAACGTCTCGCCGTCGGTCCGGCCAGCCAGGTAACGCCGGGCCAGCTGCTCCACGTACTCCGGAAGCCGCGCCGCGGTGACCTTCAGGCCGCGCGGCTTGCGGCCGAACCCCGCGGCCCGGCCCTGCGTCATCCCCAGACCACCGCCGAGATGCACCTGGAAGCCCTCCACCTGGCGACCGTCCTCGCCGACCATCAGCTGGCCCTTGAGGCCGATGTCGGCAACCTGAGTACGGGCGCACGCGTTCGGGCAGCCGTTGAGGTGGATCGTGATGTCGGCGTCGAAGTCCCGCAGCCGCTCCTCCAGCCGGGCCACCAACTCCTCGCCCCGCGCCTTGGTCTCGACGATGGCCAGCTTGCAGAACTCGAGGCCGGTGCAGGCCATGGCCCCACGCCGCCAGGCCGATGGCCGGGCCGACAGGCCGATCTCGCCCAACGCCCCGATCAAGGACTCCGTCCGATCCGGCGGCACGTCCAGGACCAACAGCTTCTGGTAGGGAGTCAGCCGAACGCGGCCGCTGCCGTGCGCCTCGGCCACGTCGGCGAGCCGGGTGAGCAGTTCACCCGAAACCCGGCCGACCACCGCAGCGGCCCCAACATAGCTGCGCCCGTCGCGCTGCTCGTGCACCCCGATGTGGTCGATCTGCTGCGCCGGCAGCTCGGCCGATGGTCCGTCCCGCAGGGCACGGCCCAGGTACTCCTGCTCCAGCACCTCCCGGAACTTCGCCGCCCCCCAGTCGGCGACCAGGAACTTCAGCCGGGCGCGGTGGCGCAGCCGTCGGTAGCCGTAGTCGCGGAAGATGCCCACCACCCCCGCCCAGACGTCCGGCACCTCGTGCAACGGCACCCACACACCGAGCCGCTGGGCGAGCATCGGGTTCGTGGAGAGGCCGCCGCCGACCCAGAGGTCGAAGCCGGGGCCGTGCTCCGGGTGTACCA comes from Salinispora tropica CNB-440 and encodes:
- a CDS encoding diacylglycerol/lipid kinase family protein, whose product is MRAVLVVNPKATTTSERSRDVLVRALRSEVDLSVRYTRRRGHATTLARQAAEEGVDLVVTLGGDGTVNEVVNGLMSALPTTEAAEGSPAEQLPALATVPGGSTNVFARALGLPREWPDGASMILEGLRLGRHRTIGLGRADDRYFTFCAGFGVDAAVIHRVEGSRRRGQVSTPSLYFRSTLAQYFLASDRRHPAIALQRPEQPTEEQLATVIVQNTAPWTYLGDREVNPNPEASFDLGLDAFALRQLRVTSTTRAITQFFGQQPGPHGKQVLRLHDLTEFTLVARRPQAFQLDGEYLGEREKVEFTATPAAVRVIC
- a CDS encoding WhiB family transcriptional regulator; protein product: MDWRHHAVCRDEDPELFFPIGTSGPALLQVEQAKAVCRRCPATDQCLQWALESGQDAGVWGGMSEEERRAVKRRGGLRVLRAHTA
- a CDS encoding sirohydrochlorin chelatase, giving the protein MRPARLSAPGGHGDPVLLVAHGSRDPRAAAATRALAAAVSAARPGRRVVPSWLDHTRPGPTEALQALAGAGFPRVVLVPLLLTAAYHRRVDIPAAVAGVRQMVPELAVRVTDVLGPAVRRVDPALLAGLRRRLAEAEPGGYDGLVLAAAGTRDPVARASVGRVAASLRAALGVPTRVSYASAAPPAAGVAVNRLRARGARRVAVAAYFLAPGLFHDAVTVSARQAGAVAVAAPLADAPELVDLVLRRVDAAFG
- a CDS encoding phosphoadenylyl-sulfate reductase — encoded protein: MSGLVWAAGLGLVGAGEPAAAEPAAADANRQELRTLAEEAGRELEGAPALEVVRWAVERFGDRFCVTSSMADAVLVHLVSRVAPGVDVVFLDTGLHFPETLRVRDQVSRTMPVNVRSIRPRLTVGQQDGEYGPRLFHRSPDDCCQLRKVESLERALVGYDAWATGLRRDDSPSRANTPVVTFDTRRGKVKVNPIAAWTQADVETYISQWDVPVNELFGRAYSSVGCWPCTRRTRAGEDARAGRWAMFEKAECGLHG
- a CDS encoding nitrite/sulfite reductase; the protein is MALSNPARPEDPTLRSVRVPRRPRGEGQWALGYHEPLNVNERIKKDDDPLNVRARIENIYAHQGFASIDPQDLRGRFRWWGLYTQRKAGIDGGRTAVLEPHELEDEFFMLRVRIDGGQLSVAQLRVVAEISREFARDTADLTDRQNIQYHWIRIEDMPEIWRRLESVGLQTTEACGDCPRIVLGSPVAGVARDEVIDPTPAIDEIVRRYVGDKQYSNLPRKFKSSISWLVDTPYETNDIAFLGVVHPEHGPGFDLWVGGGLSTNPMLAQRLGVWVPLHEVPDVWAGVVGIFRDYGYRRLRHRARLKFLVADWGAAKFREVLEQEYLGRALRDGPSAELPAQQIDHIGVHEQRDGRSYVGAAAVVGRVSGELLTRLADVAEAHGSGRVRLTPYQKLLVLDVPPDRTESLIGALGEIGLSARPSAWRRGAMACTGLEFCKLAIVETKARGEELVARLEERLRDFDADITIHLNGCPNACARTQVADIGLKGQLMVGEDGRQVEGFQVHLGGGLGMTQGRAAGFGRKPRGLKVTAARLPEYVEQLARRYLAGRTDGETFASWVIRAEEGELR